Part of the Anopheles gambiae chromosome 3, idAnoGambNW_F1_1, whole genome shotgun sequence genome is shown below.
AGTCTGTAGAGCACCACGCTCCGGCCAACTACGAGTTCTCGTACTCCGTCCATGACGAGCACACCGGAGACATCAAGAGCCAGCACGAAACTCGCCACGGAGACGAAGTCCACGGACAGTACTCGCTGTTGGACTCCGACGGTCACCAGCGCATCGTCGACTACCATGCTGATCATCACACCGGATTCAACGCCGTCGTGCGCCGTGAGCCCTCGGCTGTGAAGATCGCTCAGCCCGTGCACAAGGTGATCGCCCAGCCCGTGCATGTGTCCAGCTATGCCCATGCTCCAGTAGCTCACGCCACTGTCCAGCACCACCATGCTGCCCCGATCGCGCACTACTCCGCACCGATCGCGCACCATGCTGCTCCGATCGCGCACTATGCTGCCCCGATCGCGCACCACGCTGCTCCGATCGCGCACTCAACCTCCAGCATCGTCCATGGACCGAGCCATCTGAGCCATCACCATTACTAAGCGTTAATTCAAAGCTAGATTAATGTGCTGTTTAGGTTGAATGTTAATAAAGTATGTGCAAAAAATTCAATGTCATTATAAAtggaaatttttaattttattttcgtaGTTCTATAGATTTTgagaataaattatttttccaacaGCATTGTTTCATGCTGATTTGCCATGCGAATCAATGTTTTGTATCAATGTTTCGATGCAACAAGCCATTCAGTTCGGCTAACAGCTTTGTATCCTATTTTGTTGAACAGTCTTATTGATCTTTCATTATTTCCATCGATGAAAGTATGCACATCTTGCTTGTATTGAACAGCAATATGTTTAGTTATAGCTTTTGCAAGAGTACATCCGTAGCCTTGATTGCAACGTTCGGGAACTGTATATAGGTGTCTACAAGTATAAACAGAGTagctttattttatattaccaagatgaagaaaaatagCTTACCCCACAGCGTCATGATCATTCTGGAACACACATGCTACTAGTTCTCCCGATGTTTTGTCAAACAAACCGAAAGCCCCGAAATATTTAATGGCAGATTCGAAGTATTGCTCCGATGTCCTGTATCGATATGGCCACCATTCGTTTAATTGTTTGGCATGTTGAACTTGTAATGGCTTTAAATCTACGTCGGCTGGAACGCTGTATGTCAGAGAACGTTTCAGAATAATATAAAATGATTCGTTAAAACCCTCGTTTGCTACtggaacaaaaatgtttcatgtatcaaacaaatcaaatgaAATCTATCTTTTTGCTTAAAGAGTATCTGCTATAATATGTAAGTTTTAGAACGAACTCGTTATGCGAGGATCCATTGCATATGATCGCTTGTGATACACAAACACGTAGCAATTTTGTAATGATTTATCTTATCACTTACATATAACTAAGCTTAGCAGCTTCTGTTTGTGGCATCCAATAGTTAACACAATCGGACCAACTTTCGAACTGAACTTTGGGTTCCACTGTTAATTGAGTTAGCTTTGCACGAATTTCACTGTTATCACTTATCACAAACATAGGTTTGATTCCCCATTTAATGTAAGTGGTGTTCTCGAGAGCGTGCGTAAGCTCCGTAGGAGGAACTTCCAATGTATTCATAAAGATGAATAGGTCCTGAAAGTGTTGGATTTGTATTAAACACATGTTTCACTATAAACCACCAAGAATATATACCTCTTCACGACTGATGGCTACAAAGGTTGCCAAACGATTTCCTTTCTCATTGTTGGGAATGTAAACAGTTTTTTGTAGTCGATGGGAGACTTGCTCCTTATCAGTGTCGTGAAGTGTGAGATTGGTGCGTAAAATATTTTGCAACAGTGACACAAATTGGATCGACTGTGGAAGAAATTGTTTGTAGATGCCAATGATATGTTTCAATTCCTCCACGTTTGCTGCACGTAACGGATCCATTACACAGTTCGTCTTGATTGTGTCGATGACCGAAATAAACTGAGAGTACCACTTATTTGTCGCTCCCACTCAAACCATCAACGAGACGTAATGAACAACATTACAACCTCTTACACCATCTCGTGAAATGCACGAGAGTGGTTTTACTCTCGTTTCTGGGTGATTAAAAGTGAAGAAGTGATAAGATAGGCAAGTACCTAATTGTGATAAAATGCTCTAGCAAGCTGTTATCAATTTGTTGCTAACAAGTCTGTTGCTATGGCATACAAATTGATGATACACAGAAAttaatcattttaatattaaggGAAAGTGTGTGATTACAATTCCTAATGCTTCATAATTCGCAAGTCAATTCACGCCATCATAAAATTTTTCATATGTTTAGGAGTGATCTAGAACTACGCATGATTGAAAGATAAACATTAAATAGGCCATGGATGgattaaataacaaaacaatggAAAATCATAAATAACTCAAATAAGAGCTAACCAAAGAAACCATGGCATTGATACCAGTGTATCGATACTTACACATAGAAATAAGATATACATATATAACCAACCAACATACGAATAATTCTAACACGTAAACAAggttttgtaaaacaaaggAGAGATTTATACATACTATCAAATAAGATGTACGTGTTTCATTTCATGCGCTCAGAATGTTTCTCTTACTTAAGATAAAGCCTCTAGCTCTAGCTCCAGCTGCAGCTTGtaaacaattattaaaaaaatagaaaagatAACCACACATCGTTAGTGACTAAAAacgaccaaaaccaaaaacggtAGATTCACTAAATAAGATCAAATATTCCTAAAATATTCCGAAATTCAGCAGGCTTCTAACTACGCCGTTCTTTGATTTAGTTATACaatatacagtgaaccctctcttatttgacacctctccaatttgaaaaacctctcttatttgaacattttgcacagtcccttgatttccagtacagttttgttcctctaatttggaaaacctctgaaatctgtgtccctcttatttgtgtatggtgttgccatggttaatgaatgatgtatgctcaaattggcgattctgttcgcagtttcctatagcaacagttaaggctgcatactaaatgttctgtctctttcttgtttgtatgaacctttcattcactttcaacctctgtaatttgaaaacccttcttattcgacagtcccatcgcctctcaaataagagagggttcactgtatttttATGTGATTGTGACGATTATGACGAGTATGCATGCGTTAATTAACTCTCGTTTCCTTTTCATGATTCCTGTCGATCTCGTATAATACGAAAGGATTTAAagaaaatttatattttcttatttaattCAAAACTGAACAAGTGAACGGTTCGATTTTCTTTAGAATTGTTTTCGCCTCTCCTAGGATTTGTATAAACCTCGCCCGAGCAGTGGCGATtttaacggtaagcaaagtaagcaattgTGGGAGGCCCCGTCAATGAGGGACCCCGCGGATCTGTACTACATTATCTATAACAGTTGATAGAATATGGCACTGTATTAGCAAGGGGGGCCCCGTGCgtgatggacgttggggccccgtgCTGGACGAACCCTAAGCAATCCCCCCGGCAGTATCAAAATTTAAGTTGAAATGTTACATAATCCAAGACGGATGCCGGGTACCCCCCGGTAATTATGTACAGAAGGCTTCAATAATTCTTACTGCTTAGAGCCTCCGACACTGTAAACCCGCCACTGCGCCCGAGTCACTCTGTCCTATTCGAAaagttattattttaattgcgCTACTTTTGCAGTACGAATCCACTGAATCGAGAACACTTGCAGAAAGTTAAATGCTCAATTTGGGATAATAACGCCTCCGTTATTCTTAAACCCGTTTTCGGTTTAAGGCTTAGGACTCTAAAGGCCTTCAGACTTCAGGACTCTTCGCATGGCCTGGTCCGAGTTCCGCCGTCTACAGTATATGTTTGGTGTAGATCAATTTGTCAAGTAAAAGCAGTTCAGTTTCGTGAAAGTTATGTCTCAAGGACGCAGAGAGTAACGGTTTCAGTTGTATTATCCTGAGTATAAAAACCGATGGTCTCAATACCAGACGGCACAATCACAAACAGCCTCAACCAGTAAACAGTTATGTTCCAATAATGGCATTCAAAGTAAGAATCCCTACTTTATTTAgaattttctctttttgttctttcacAAGCctgatgaaaacaaaaagaaacacaacaacaaaaacaatctcAGCACTCACTCACTTTTTCCTTTCCATGTTATAGTTTGTTCTGTTCGCTACTCTGGTAGCTGCCGCCAGCGCTGGTCTGCTTCCTGTGGCTCACCATGAATCGATCGCTACGTCTCACTCCACCATCCAGCACCATGCTGCTCCCGCTATCCATCATGTCGGATCGGTCCACGCCGCCCCGGCTATCTACCAGCACTCGGCCCCGGCTATCGTCAAGACCATTGCTCAGCCCACGATCATCAAGTCGGTAGAGCACCACGCTCCGGCCAACTACGAGTTCTCGTACTCCGTCCATGACGAGCACACCGGAGACATCAAGAGCCAGCACGAAACTCGCCACGGAGACGAAGTCCACGGACAGTACTCGCTGTTGGACTCCGACGGTCATCAGCGCATCGTCGACTACCATGCTGATCATCACACCGGATTCAACGCCGTCGTGCGCCGTGAGCCATCGGCTGTGAAGATCGCTCAGCCCGTGCACAAGGTGATCGCCCAGCCCGTGCATGTGTCCAGCTATGCCCATGCTCCAGTAGCTCACGCCACTGTCCAGCACCACCATGCTGCCCCGATCGCGCACTACTCCGCACCGATCGCGCACCATGCTGATCCGATCGCGCACTACGCTGCCCCGATCGCGCACCACGCTGCTCCGATCGCGCACTCAACCTCCAGCATCGTCCATGGACCGAGCCATCTGAGCCATCATCATTACTAAGAATCATTCTAGTGGTGTAATAAGAACTTCAGTAACAAAACAGATAGTTTATaaaagcataaataaaaagCGATCTAAAATTATAGctgtgaattatttttttaaatgtccaCTCAAGACTTTAACAATTTTGTGTGGATGTCTATAAATCTATGAatcaatattaaatatttcatttctcaTAACTTTTattatgtaaataaaaattctTACAAAAACCTCTTTACAAAAGGCTTTGAAATATTCACATTCTCGCTTTTTTATCCTACAaataggtttgttttttttttaatttgtttttatggttatgattttgatttttatatacttgtttgcttttgcatttACAGATGAGCATATTTTGCTGTAACTGGTATTAATAACTAGTGACTCtgcttttaaaaattaaccagttACATTACATTAGAGTCACTATAGTTTTTCCTGCCCTTTTAATTAATGTTAATTCATTTTGACGACCAGTTACTTGTGACTAACTACTTTTGActaattattttgtgaaaagtTACTTTCGAttagttattttttaatacataCTCCTAGCAGTGAGGGTTATCGAACCAGCTGCTAAACGAGCGATGcattctctccttctctttctgATAATTTTTGCGATTGGGGACTTTTTCATGCTGGATGGTTAAGAGCGTTAATGTTCTATGTCTACAGCTTGGGTAAATATGAACGAGAAATGTCTTTCTCTTTTTGATCTCAGTAATTGTAAGAATTCAACGAAATTcatcaaacgaaaacaacgaaaacgaaattcatcaaattgttactgaggtgtgggatagcgaatcgatgccttgtgattggaatctcggcatcatctaccccatatgcaagaagggagacaggttggactgcaacaactacaggggtattacggtgttgaacaCCGCCTATAACATATTCTACCTGATCCTTCAAGATCGTCTTGttccgcacgtcgaagagatagtcggaaactattAACGAGGATTCCGAaatggaaaatcaaccactgatcagatcttcaccatgcagcagatcttggagaagatggatgaatacagaaacgacacataccatctcttcattgacttcaaagccgtaTATGATAGCATACCCAAGGAACATTTTAAATCTTATCATAGTTTTAACGATGTTGCTACGGAAATTTCATTAAgccttcttttttcatttgaaagtCGTGTATGACCTCATAAgactaaaataaaactaacttAAGACTCAAAGGGCCCATCTACAGAACTCTGTTAAGACTACTAGTTAAAACCATTTCTAGACCTTTAAAACGTGAGGCGCAAATAAACTATCAAAATAACAACATTTTGATATGGATATGTTCTTGAGATGGCAATGAAGCATTGAATATGAAGTCATAATAATGGTTCAGAGATATTTCAGCATTATTATGTTGTcttgatattttttcttatgAATTTGCTCGCGTATAAGCAGAAATCCATGCCAAGAAAATGTCACTGTTGAAATACATtataataatttgaaaaatatcaaagcGCTTTAATAATATGAATGTATTTTTAgttaaaaatacattaatttaaaaataaaagatagGCATTTAATAAGATCAATTGATATTGATGCCTTAGTCTTAAATAACAAGTTTTGAAACGTGCTTAAGAATACATTTACAGGTTGATTAAAGCCAGCCATCAAAACTCCAATTTTAGTTTGAACAGACAGTCCTATAAGCGTCATAGTCTCAACTAACAAGTCTTTAAACGTGCTTAAGAATGCCGTTACAGGTTGATTAAAGCCAGCCATCAAAACTCCAATTTTAGTTTTAACAGACAGTCTTACAAGTGACTTCAGAACGTTTTAaaggtttaacaactttaaAGACTGTTAAGCATCTTCAAAAGACATGTTAAAACTATGTGGCTCAGTATACTCATAGTAAAGAATCCTTTAAGACATGTTTAAGTGTAAAAAGTATGGGAAATGTTTCTTGgctagccagggtaaaactgtatgacgctatgagctcttttggactcccggccaaactgataaggctagttagaatgactatcaccaacgtcacttgccaggtgagggtggatggaaaactctcaggaccttttgctaccaccaaaggtctgcgccagggggtcgggcttgcctgtctcctattcaatctggacgctagagagggccatccgcgactcgagggtagcgactacgggaaccatcttctatacgtcaacccagatcctggcataagctgatgatatagacatctgTTGAATAAGTGCAACGCGCAAGAAGTCGATCCGCACATATGTAAACGACGACAAAGGCTAAGCGGGACGTCGAATAAGCAAGAACGTCAGATGTTGAATAAACCTCGCTCTCTTTTGCTAAAACCTTCAACCAGACAACACGTGCGTAAGAATCCTCTTTGAATCGACAAATATTTaacaggttatgggcccagatCCACAAAAATGTCCGAAATCGTG
Proteins encoded:
- the LOC4578372 gene encoding uncharacterized protein LOC4578372 encodes the protein MDPLRAANVEELKHIIGIYKQFLPQSIQFVSLLQNILRTNLTLHDTDKEQVSHRLQKTVYIPNNEKGNRLATFVAISREEDLFIFMNTLEVPPTELTHALENTTYIKWGIKPMFVISDNSEIRAKLTQLTVEPKVQFESWSDCVNYWMPQTEAAKLSYIVPADVDLKPLQVQHAKQLNEWWPYRYRTSEQYFESAIKYFGAFGLFDKTSGELVACVFQNDHDAVGHLYTVPERCNQGYGCTLAKAITKHIAVQYKQDVHTFIDGNNERSIRLFNKIGYKAVSRTEWLVASKH
- the LOC133393280 gene encoding cuticle protein 7-like; this translates as MAFKFVLFATLVAAASAGLLPVAHHESIATSHSTIQHHAAPAIHHVGSVHAAPAIYQHSAPAIVKTIAQPTIIKSVEHHAPANYEFSYSVHDEHTGDIKSQHETRHGDEVHGQYSLLDSDGHQRIVDYHADHHTGFNAVVRREPSAVKIAQPVHKVIAQPVHVSSYAHAPVAHATVQHHHAAPIAHYSAPIAHHADPIAHYAAPIAHHAAPIAHSTSSIVHGPSHLSHHHY
- the LOC1279540 gene encoding cuticle protein 18.6, with amino-acid sequence MLFLLDQFWQVKVVQFRGSLVSRTYTEVSISTVSSVGVSYFTLSIKGVGYDITQHSHTEPQPVNNPAPIMAFKFVLFATLVAAASAGLLPVAHHGSIATSHSTIQHHAAPAIQHVGSVHAAPAIYQHSAPTIYQHSAPAIYQHSAPAIVKTIAQPTIIKSVEHHAPANYEFSYSVHDEHTGDIKSQHETRHGDEVHGQYSLLDSDGHQRIVDYHADHHTGFNAVVRREPSAVKIAQPVHKVIAQPVHVSSYAHAPVAHATVQHHHAAPIAHYSAPIAHHAAPIAHYAAPIAHHAAPIAHSTSSIVHGPSHLSHHHY